The sequence below is a genomic window from Gossypium hirsutum isolate 1008001.06 chromosome A11, Gossypium_hirsutum_v2.1, whole genome shotgun sequence.
GTTTGATTCTATGGAGTTGGCCTTTGGTTTGTCCAGAAGTCGCCTTTCTGTCTTTCTCATCCATTTTTTAGATACTCTCGTTgcagtatttttcttttttgttgcaTTTTTCTATGTAGTGGCCTAAAATTTGATACTTGGTATGTGTTTATGCTTGGCAGTGTTCAGATACATGCAGTTTTCAGCAACATTTATGCTAGATTGAGGgcatcaattaaaataatttatagtaCTATGTTCCCTACATGTCATTCGTGCTGTTTGCATTGATTTTAATTTCTGATGGTCCAAACATTTGCAGATTTTCCATTTCTGTAGATCGAAATGCCACAAGAACTTCAAGATGAAGAGGAATCCCCGTAAAGTAAAATGGACCAAGGCCTATAGGCGTTTGCATGGAAAGGACATGACACAGGTGATAGACCTAAGGCATTGATTTTGGACTTTTTATTGCATTATTACAATGCTTATACCAAAACACTGCAtgatttctatttcttttctttttgcaccAGGATTCAACATTTGAGTTTGAGAGAAAACGTAATAGGCCGGAGAGATATGATAGAAACCTTGCAGAGAATACTCTGAAGGCCATTAAAAAGATTGATAAAATCAGATTAGACAGGGCATCTGACCACATCAAAAACAAGTTGGTTTGTGGTGCTTTCAGTTCCCATTGAAAGATATTATAACATGCACTTTAGTAAATAATAACCCTTCcatttttaaatctttttccAGGCTTAAGACAGGCAAAGTCCAGAGGCAGAAAGAAGCAAGGAAGCAATTGGAGCTGGGCATTCACTTGGTCAAAGCTCCGCTCGCACTTGCACAAGATTCATCTCTTTGTCTTCCAAAAATCAAAGTCACTGTGTCCCAAGCACAGACAGAAGAGAATCAGCCCATGGAAGAGTGAAATTGGTTCTGCTGTTCCTCGGCTTGGTATTTTTGTCCACCAAAATCTTATGCATGCAACTCGTGGCTTAAATTATCAAGAGGTTTTTTATGTTGTGTCTAGCGGTCTAGAATTTTGATTAGCATGTTCAAATGTTATTGTTTTGAGTAGCATATTTTGTAGTCACTAATTATGGAAAAGTCATTAAAAACGGATTatctttgtttttcccttttaaaTGTGGTGTTGAATATCTAGACTGATAATTTCTGGGGATAGTCTAAGAATCTTAAATTTTATAGAAAGCCAATAAAGTGCTTGCTGGACGAAATGTGGTGATTAATTGAATTGCAAGGTCATACATGCCGTTAATTTTTTAATAGCTGATAAATGAGTATGACATAGTGCTCATAAATTTTCTAAGAAGGATGTCTTTAGATGAATGGAATTGTTTGATAGCTTGAGGTTATAAATCTTTGTATTGATTTTTCTCAACAATCTGAAGCCTGTCATACTTAGCAAATTTTTCTGTGAGAATGGGTGTTTAAGAATTGTGAATTGTCTTGAAATATATGCGGTTGTGATGGTTGATATATTATCAAGCATGCAATATATATCACTGTCATGACAGGTTTTTATAGGAAATATTTGAAATCGGTACGAATTTATATTCTTGTTACATGGAAATATATATTTagctttaaagttaaaattttaatagaaattttaatttaattaatatttttatccttaaaaacaaaacaaaacataatataataattatcatacaaataaatattatttaaataaatattttttcaaaagccatgttttagcggcgtttgttaaaaagcgccgctaaaactcaTCTTCATTGTGGCGTTTGTTGTTTAAGCATCGCTAAAGGTtgtggtctttagcggcgtttttgggaaaagcgtcgctaaaggtcagggtctttagcggcgtttctcggaaaagcgtcgctaaatgtcatggtctttagcggcgtttttgggaaaagcgccgctaaaggtcatggtctttagcggcgtttgtggtaaaagcgccgctaaaggtcatgacctttagtggcgtttgtgggaaagcgctgctaaagttagcgacgttgtcattagcggcgttttctgcGACGCTTCTCAAAGCGCCGCAAATTCTTTTAGCGGcgctaaaaaacgccgctaaatgcctaaaaaagcgccgctaaaaacctgttttggtgtagtgtcaATTCTTAAAACATTCTAGAAAGCTTACACCTGAAGCTTGCTGACCTAGTATACAGTCCAATAACTTGTAATTTACGatgttaatttcaaatttattagatAGAGacaatagagaaattaaatttcCTTAGAACTCTATCTTGAAGATGGATTTGCATCTAAGCCAGGTACTCAACTAGagtaattacttttaattttctTACTTATTTCGTTTTAGCATTTTGGACAATTATTTGAAATTCTCAGTTTGAGTGTTGAAAGTAAATGCTTCCCCTAAAGTCATGCAACGTCTCATACAGAAGGTCAGCCAATGTAGACggataaattgaaaatattttctaaaaatgttaataaaatgATTCGAAATAATGTTTCGAGTGCATTAACATCCCGGTGACGCATAAATTCAAACATGTTGTGGGTACCACTTGTGATTTTCCAGCTACTCAAAGACGTCCACAATCATAGCTGGTGTTAGCAATTTTGTCTCTAAACAGAAtaattagggtaataatgcataaGCCTCTTACCAGCAAAGCAGAAGTATCATGCATGGTTCCCACCACAAAAGTTTCCAAAGACAACCAAAACACTCTCATTTTTCGCTCCTTTGCATATTGATCTAACGCTGCCCTTGCTGCTTTCATACCGGTTGGATCAAGGGCGATGCCCATGTTTTGCGATAAGCATCTGGCAAGCACAACCGCATCCTCTAACGATGCGGACCCACCTTGTGCGAGGAATGGAGCCATTGCATGCAACGCATCCCCGGCGAGTGTCACCGTCCCTTTACAAAATTTGGTTCGAAGCAAATCCCAAGGCGCTCGATACCTTATTTGATCAGTCAGATGTAAGGAGTCGACGTCGCTGTTGTTTATCATCTCCGTTATGTGGTTAGGGAAACCCTTTATTGCTTCCACAGTTGAATCTTTGATGAGCCTCTGGTCTTTCGAAACCATTGAATCTgctaaatttaaaacatttatagAATTTAGAAATCTGTCAAAAAATTGGACCAGAACAAGGGTTCCACTATTGGATCAGTCTAAGTCTAAAGGCttcgaattaaatcaaatttaagcTAATGCGTCAATATTATACATAAACCCGATCAACTTCGATCATGGGCTGAAAACCATGACGACATTTGATGTGATGAAAAAGTGAATAAAGTACCTGTGGAAGTTAGTTTCCGAGTTAAAAACCAATAGACGTCATTGTGATTGATGGGCAAAAGTCCAAGGCGAACACCATCTTTGTCGAAAAGATAGAAGGCGGTGCCAAATGGATGAAGTGTTTGATAATGAGTCACACCTCTAATGGCGCATGTAGAGAAATGCCTCGACGAGTTTAGTCCAACAATGCTTGCAACCACTGAGTTCACACCATCACATCCAATTATAACCTGCATGCATGCATCCACCTTTATATGACTGATCCGACAGATCGAATATCGACCCCAGAGcatatatataaagtatttatATACCCTGGGCAtgagcatagttccatcatgTAGATGAAGAATGGAATAAGCAGACGTGTTGGCATCTACTTTTATGGAAACCACTTTGCATCCGAAGCGGACGGTATTTGGTGGCAATTCCTCAGCTAATGTCTTCATCAAGTCACTGCGTCTACATTCACCACCATTTCTGCCATTCAAACCCAGCTACCTTAGCTTTatctctttaattaatttaaaaccattGATTACATTATATATAGTACATGTATTTTAGTGTGATATGGGAATCTTGGTTTTGTACAATTATAAATTAACAATAATTGCATTTTTATTTGGAAAGTGTGTTGAATAATCTAGCCAAAAAATACAAGAACGGTAAACTTACCCAACCGGCAAATCTGTGTGCTTACCATCCTTAACCGTAATGTAATGTCCCCTACACGGAACCAAAATCATAGTCAAATTAAatacttggtttttttttaagcttaaaattttacttcTATTATTTGGTCAAAATATAAACAATTTGCTGGGGAAAATGAAAACCAAACATTTATtaaagaaatcaaataaaacccctgttaaaattaaattttaaaaatatatataagttgaGAAAAACGAATAATCTTACGATTGTATGGGAAGAGCAGTTTGCCGAAGTTTAGAGGCAATGCCGAGTTGATTGAGAGCTCGTCACCCGTTTGGTTGCATTATAATACAAGCTCCGGTGGCTCTCAACTTCTCTGATTTTTCTAATACTATACTTTCTACGCCTTTCCTGCATTTACATTCACATTACATGATGCCAAATGCGCTGTGTGGTGTTTCATTTTGACTCAGtatatattaactttttattttgatttttaatgataGATTCAGATgtcacattatttttatttatataattaaattaaaattaaaattttatatatataattacattaaatcaaagttgaCACATGACATTGTATTTtggatgaaaatatatataattgtgagAGTGACCTCAAGAAAAATagaataaacaaaacaaattCGACATAAAATATTTATACCATTATTTAACCTTGACTGAGTTGATGTCATCAACTTagttagagaaattataaaaatatatttcataattaaactaagttatattattcaagcgctactttagtttttttattttaaaggcatAATGCTTTTTTTAtcctccaactttacaaaaaaaaaattattttagccatCCATTTAAATTTTCGcctcttttagcccttaaacttgtatttttgtcaaatcaccccaaaatagataaaaaagttaatgtttgttaactttgttaacgTATACACGTAGATTGTCATATGGATGACATGTtagaatttaattgattttttaaatttttttaaaaattaaaaaaatataaaaattatttttaaaaaattaagaaaacattaaaatattaaagaagtataaatattataaaaatatttttttaattttaaaaattaattaaatgttgacatgtcaTCCATATGGCAATCTATGTATATACTAcgttagcaaagttaacaaatgttaattttccatccattttgggttattttaaaatgtaagttCGAGGGCTAAAAGaagtgaaaaattaaatggagggttaaaatgatttttttttgtaaagttggagggcaaaaaaagtcattatgcctattctaaaaaacaaaataagaaatatgatatgaacTCACACCAATTGCTTTAGTAAAACCTTAATTTTATCACTTAACCGaagagttttttttatattttttatacattttaattttattatgcatatttatacatatttcatatgttattattatgAATTAGCTTCAAATCACACGTTTCActatttttttatgttgtttttaaacGCTCTCTATGTTCTAATTAAGGACGTAATTTACACATGCATACAtgtgtgataaaatttctaatatgTATAAAAGTCAATGAGACTTTGGCATTGTTGATTAAGACCAAGACCTTGGATCCTCAAGCACCTAGATTTGAGTCTCACTATGTGCAATTACAATGTGGGGCTTTCAGGCCCTATTTTGTGCACATGTTATGGATGAGTTTTGTTCGATTCTTTATCTATTATGCTTTGTatgaatttgattttaaattatagCCGCTCaaaatatgtatttatacttgtatgaatttattttattcataataataacacttcaaaaaaatatttgtataaaaaattaacttaaaacattACATAATCAAttggtttaaatttaattataaaaatataaaactatattataaaaattattttgatgtatcTGAAATTAAGTATGGAAGCAAAAGAAACTAGAAGCGAAGAAACGGTAGATAAATAGATAAACCTGTGAAGAGCAAGAGCAGTGGCAAGTCCACATATTCCTCCTCCAACAATCACGATCTTTTCTTCGTCACTCTTTTCCATTTCCACTCCACTCTTCTATGCTTCTATTCTTCCTCCAAGgaaacccttttctttttattttatgtgtatatatatatatatcacctcTGCTAATGAATTGCCAAATTCTCTCTGTGTGTGTTTTTTTCTCAATAGCTTTAAAGCTACACTTAGATAGAAAGAAATTTGGTACCTCAAGGGTGAGACGCTCTTGTATATCTTGTTTGATTATAgctttaggttaaattatttttagggaaaatttatttttttatttttaattttaactaaatgacttttttttgaatttcaaaaagaaataatttttaaataataaactaacGTTCGAATGCCTTTTACTGAAGCAAGGGAAATTCTAATACGCAAAGTAATTCTTACAAATATCTTAAACATGTTgacatctaatatatatattcataaaaaatattctttaaaataaCTGTTGATAaagttgtttaaaaataaaaacaaaactattaaagaattattttccatcaattagttagttaataattaattagTGTAACATATAAAGATTGTGAACGCACCATAAACGACACACCTCAGCAACATCCGGAAATAGTGTCGTAGTTAATGGCCCACGCGAGACTGGTGAAACAGTGCATACATGCATAAGTTTAAAGTTTGGATAAACtactctaaaataaaatttatcatatttttatcactttaatttttttaaatttagttactctacttaaaataattatttgaactAATCAATACTGCGTTAAAAATTCTATTAGTTAACTAACGAATTGTTGATATGATATAGCATATTAACCAATTGAATGACAAATTactttttacaaaaatttaaagacttctttataattattacaaaactttttttctttctttctcttctctttgtaAACCAGAACCGCCACCACcgttttctcttctcttttgttCACCACTGTTGCCGGCATGTGCCGAGGCAATATGTATTGCAGCATAAGGGAAAGGTTCCTTGCACATCATTAGGGGCGAAGCTAGAATTGTTGAAAAGAGGTTAGgatatttatatgaaatgtataaaatgtgaggCCTACTTTTAATAAGgtaattttaaatttgggataactagcaaaaaataaaataagttaaaggTTCAATTTGTATTAGATACTATTTATATTTAGATATTacaattgttatattttattttactaaattaatatttaaatactaatttgtattaatttatcaaattaaactaaaaaaattactaaatttatcattaaaaattgttatataataataaaaaataatattaattaaccattaattaattgaatataattgaatgaattaaaaataataaaaccccATCGATAAATAAGACATAGCACGTACATTTATGTGAAGATATgcgttttactttttttttttaaaaaatacttcaaTATT
It includes:
- the LOC107905291 gene encoding probable ribosome biogenesis protein RLP24, with translation MKRNPRKVKWTKAYRRLHGKDMTQDSTFEFERKRNRPERYDRNLAENTLKAIKKIDKIRLDRASDHIKNKLKTGKVQRQKEARKQLELGIHLVKAPLALAQDSSLCLPKIKVTVSQAQTEENQPMEE
- the LOC107905280 gene encoding monooxygenase 1 isoform X1, with the translated sequence MKTLAEELPPNTVRFGCKVVSIKVDANTSAYSILHLHDGTMLMPRVIIGCDGVNSVVASIVGLNSSRHFSTCAIRGVTHYQTLHPFGTAFYLFDKDGVRLGLLPINHNDVYWFLTRKLTSTADSMVSKDQRLIKDSTVEAIKGFPNHITEMINNSDVDSLHLTDQIRYRAPWDLLRTKFCKGTVTLAGDALHAMAPFLAQGGSASLEDAVVLARCLSQNMGIALDPTGMKAARAALDQYAKERKMRVFWLSLETFVVGTMHDTSALLVRGLCIITLIILFRDKIANTSYDCGRL
- the LOC107905280 gene encoding monooxygenase 1 isoform X2, coding for MKTLAEELPPNTVRFGCKVVSIKVDANTSAYSILHLHDGTMLMPRVIIGCDGVNSVVASIVGLNSSRHFSTCAIRGVTHYQTLHPFGTAFYLFDKDGVRLGLLPINHNDVYWFLTRKLTSTDSMVSKDQRLIKDSTVEAIKGFPNHITEMINNSDVDSLHLTDQIRYRAPWDLLRTKFCKGTVTLAGDALHAMAPFLAQGGSASLEDAVVLARCLSQNMGIALDPTGMKAARAALDQYAKERKMRVFWLSLETFVVGTMHDTSALLVRGLCIITLIILFRDKIANTSYDCGRL